The Treponema succinifaciens DSM 2489 region TTTCGGCCAGCCGGCATAAAACGCAACGTGGGTAACAACCGCGGAAATCTCGTTTTTGGTGACGCCGTTTTTCTTTGCGTTTTCAAGGTGATATTTAAGTGAGCTGTCCGTAATTCCCTGCGCCATAAGGGCAACCACCGTGATAATACATCGGGTTTTGAGGTCGATGTCATGATTGTTCCAGTTTTCGCCAAAAAGAATATCGTCATTGAAGCGCGCAAAGTCCGGCGCAAACTCGCCAAGAGCCGCACGCCCAGCCGTCTGAACAATTTTCTGCGGATTCTGATTTTCTGAATTTTCATTTTGTGGCATAATTTTCCCCCTCAAAATATTTGTTTAAACTTTCTAAAAAAAGAGATTCCCATGTTGTTTGCCTGGAAATGACACACAGTCAGTTTATTTCAAAATGCTGTCAATATATTTTTTCACTTCCGCACCGGATGCGCTTCCTCTGAATTCCCGGCCACCTTTCAGAACTGCGCCTTTTGCGTGCTTTGCCAAGTCAGAGCCGCTTCGTCCAAGTCCGCTTCCGCCGCTTGTGCAGAGCACCACAAGATTCTTGCCGTTCAGGTCGTTCTGTTCAACGAATGTGTAGACGATTTTTGGAGCGAATCCCCACCAGATTGGATATGCGATAATCACGTTGCCGTAGCCACTCAGGTCGATCGAGTTTGCGATTGCAGGACGGCTTTTATTGTCGTTGTTTTCTTTTACGCAGCGAGAATTATTGTCTCGCCAGTTCAAGTCCGCGCTAGAATATTTTTGCGCCGGAACAATTTCGTGCAAGTCCGCGCCCAAAGCCGAAGCCGCTGTTTTTGCGAGCCGCTGCGTAGTCCCTGTCGCGCTGAAATAGCAGACAACCGTCTTTTTTGCGTTTTGTGTTCCCTGTGAACTCTGCGCATTTGCTCCAAACATAAGAATTCCTCCTGCCAAAAGTGAAATTAAAAGTTTTTTCATATTTCCTCCAAATTTTTCGGGCGTTTCCCCCCCCCCTCAATGTGTTAGGTTCCGCTCCTGTTGGCTGTATCTCTTTCCCAGCTGTTTGCCGGATGATTTTCCGCATTTATTTTTCCGCTTCCACGCTAACAATGCCTGAAAGATTTTTTATATTCTCCGCGCCGCTGACCGCTTTTCCAAGAATAAAAAGTCCAGGATACCCGCTGAATTTTCCGTAAAAAAGAACGATATTTCCCCACGGCGAAAAATATGCCAGCGTTCCCGAATCGCCTGAGCCTTCAATTCCGTTTTTCAGCGGAATTTTTTCTTTCGGATAAAAGATTTTTTCGTTTGTGCTGTAGTTTTCAATCTGAACTTTTATCGGAAGCTGACTGTAAAGCGATTTGCTCTGCCCGCTTGCGTTCAGTTCATAAACGATTTTATTTTTTCCGTCCGAAACACTGATTTTCATATTTTCTCCATTTACGGCATTTTCCGCAAAAGCACAGGAACTCGCCGCCAAAGCCGCAATGATAAAAAATGAAAGCAAAAGTTTTTTCACAAGCCGCGCCTCCAAATTTCTGTTTCCCAGTTTTTTATTTCCCAAGAATCTCTTTCACGTCCGCCAGAATCTGCTCGGTTGTCATTCCAAGCTCCTTCAAAAGCCCGGCCGGATTGTAGCGGTCGTAGAATTTCTTTTCCAGGCCGTAATTTTTCACTTTCATATTTGAAATTCCGTAGAACGAGGCGATTTTTTCGCCGAAGCCGCCGCTTGTGATTCCGTCCTCAAGCGTAATCACAAGCACATGGTCTTTCTTAAGCTCTTCAAGAAGTTTTTTGTCAACGCCGCTTGCAAAACGCGGATTTATCAAAGTCGGCTCAAAGCCAAGAGCGCTTTTTATAGCCGCCGCAACAGCCTCGCCTTTCTGGTAAAAGTCGCCGAGCGCGACAACCGCGACTTTCTCGCCTTTCTTTTCAACTTTGTAAGTG contains the following coding sequences:
- a CDS encoding cyclophilin-like fold protein — its product is MKKLLLSFFIIAALAASSCAFAENAVNGENMKISVSDGKNKIVYELNASGQSKSLYSQLPIKVQIENYSTNEKIFYPKEKIPLKNGIEGSGDSGTLAYFSPWGNIVLFYGKFSGYPGLFILGKAVSGAENIKNLSGIVSVEAEK
- a CDS encoding flavodoxin, whose amino-acid sequence is MKKLLISLLAGGILMFGANAQSSQGTQNAKKTVVCYFSATGTTQRLAKTAASALGADLHEIVPAQKYSSADLNWRDNNSRCVKENNDNKSRPAIANSIDLSGYGNVIIAYPIWWGFAPKIVYTFVEQNDLNGKNLVVLCTSGGSGLGRSGSDLAKHAKGAVLKGGREFRGSASGAEVKKYIDSILK
- a CDS encoding carboxymuconolactone decarboxylase family protein; protein product: MPQNENSENQNPQKIVQTAGRAALGEFAPDFARFNDDILFGENWNNHDIDLKTRCIITVVALMAQGITDSSLKYHLENAKKNGVTKNEISAVVTHVAFYAGWPKAWAVFNLAKQVWTE